TGCGCCTCTTGAATTCTTCCTTCCGAAACCGTAAGCACGAACAACCTTCTGGAAGCCTCACCTCCTGCATCAAAAGTTATCTTCCCAGCGACCCCATGAAAATCTACCATACCGAGAAGAGAATCTCTTACTCCGTCCCTGCCAGAAGATCCTATTCTCTGGACAGCAGTTGATATCATCCTCATAGCGTCATAGCCATTGGCCTCGAGCAGCGTGGGCTCTACCCCGTAGGCCTCCGTGAAATTTTTAACGAACGACATGACGAAGGGGTCCTTCGAATCCTTGAAAAATGAATCGACAAAAAGGGCGCCCTCTACGAATTCACCGCCCCTTTCGAGAAGCCCCTTGTCGTTCCACCTCGAAATACCGAGGAGCTGTGTCTGCTTCACCCCCATCAGAGATAGCGTTGGTACGATGTAGCCAACAACTCCAAATGAGTCGGGAATAAACAGCGCATCGTAATATGGTCCTGAACCGACCATCCCTGCGGTGTTCTCCAGCATCCCCCTGCCCCTGAGCTCACCTGCAAACTCCATCTGATTAGGAGCGTAAGAGCTTGATCCCACAACCTTTCCACCGACAGCGGCCACGGCCGAGGCAAAGAGGTCCTTGTATTCAATCCCCTTCTTGTTGTCAGGATACAGGACGAAAAATTTCTTCATCCCGCTCTTTTTTGTGGTGAGATAGTCAACCAGAGTTGAAACCTCGGCAGATGGTGATACATAATTGCGGAAGACGTAGTCGCCAATAGCCGCCACTCCATCGCGCTGCGACAGGGTTATAAGCGGAACCTTGCGCTGCTGCGCCCTCGACGCCGCCTCGATGGCCGTGTTCGACATAAGCGGACCGATTATCGCAACCACATTCTCATCGGCCAATTCGTCGATCATCGATGAGACGGATTTCCCCGGCGACATCTCATCTCTAACTATCAGTTTCGTTCCGCCCGGGCCGCTGCACGGCTGAAAAATTCCTGCCGCGCATTCTACGCCCTTGAGAACCGATTCGCCATAGACGGCGAACTTTCCCGAAAGCGGAAGTATGAGCCCGACCTTTACCGAAGCCCCTTCGGCAACCTCGCCCCCGAAATCCGCAAGGAGGAGCCTCGCCGAAGCGTAGTACTCGTGTTTGGGATATGACGATATATACGACCTGAGAATTTCCGCTGCGCGCTGCGAATCTCCGCGACGCACGAGCGTTTCCGCATACTTGTAGTCCGCGTACCCGCCGGAGCGCTTGCCTTTGAAATCCGCCAGTGGAAGGGATTCCACATCGGCAACGGTTACCGATTCATCTCCAAGCCAGGCTCGCACCGATGAAAGCGCCTCATCTTCCGATATGATATCGCCTGCGGGAACGCTTGAGCTCTTATGTCCGGCCCCTGCGGAGTAGTCATCCAGTATAGAAAGCATCCATCCTATGCACTTCCCGGGAGCGAGTCCGCTTCCGCGCGACGCTATGACTCCCAAAGAATCTATCCTCAGCCTGAGTATCGCGCTCTGCGACGACCTGTCTATCGGCTGCATCTCTTTCAATGCGCCGGACTCGTCTCCAAGCCTGTGGAGCGACAAGGCCGCCTTGAATCTTGCCATCGGAACTACTGCAGGAGACTGAATCTGCAAATACGCTGCTCTGTAAAAAGAGATCGCTGTTTTGTAATCCTCCCTCGAAAAGGCCATCTCGCCTCTGTAGAAGCGCGCCTTGTCGGTCAGCTCGGTATAGGGATAAGTCGATATGTAAGAAGCGAACAGATCATCAGCCTCGCCGAATTTTCCGGCGGAATAGAGATCGTAGGCTGCGGTAAAAGCCAGCTTCATCTCGGAAGTTTCCGGATTCGGATATGCGGGGACCCCTCTGGAAATTCCGGCGCCGGCACACCCTGAAAAAATCGCCGCAATCCAGACGAGAACAAGAATTCTTTTCATCATTCCCCCTTAACCACTGAAACCATAACGGGACGCAGGAGCCTGTCGGCCAACCAGTATCCCTTTCTATGGACCGATACGATGGTGCCGGGCTCCAGGTCATCGTCATCCACCACCGAAATCGCCTCGTGCACGGTCGGATCGAATTTTTCACCGAGCGCAGGAATCTCCTTCAACTCGTGTTTTTCAAGCGCGGTCAGAAGAGATTTTCTCACTAGTTCGACACCATCGGCGATATTCTTCGCCTCTTCGCTGGCATCGGGAGAAACGTGGTCGAGCACCCTGTCAAGATCGTCCAGAGAAGGCAGAAGGCTTTCAAGCAGTTTCTCATTGCCGTATTTTACGATCCCCTCTTTTTCCCTCTGCATCCTCTTTTTGAAATTTTCAAACTCAGCCATGACCCGCAGCAGTTTGTCATGGTGAAGCTGAGCCTCATGCTCCGCGGACTCGATCTCGCGGGTGACATCATCTTCCGATGTAGCCTGATCGGAAGGCTGCCCGTCAGCCATCCCGCGAGGATTTTTTTTCCCCGCCGCCTTGACTGAATCTTTTTCGAAATTATTGGACTGTTTTTTGGTCATCTTAACGAACCTCCTGAATCACATTTTCAAAAGAACCTGCCGCGATCATGCGTCGAGTATGTCGCCAAGAACTTTGGCCGTAAAATCGACTATCGGAACGACGCGCGAATAATCCATCCGCATCGGACCGATTACCCCGAGGGTTCCCACTGTACGACCCTCGCGTTTATAAGGGGCGCCGACTATCCCCACCAAGTCCAGCCCCCGCCCCTCAGGAGAATCGCTGCCTATAAAAATCCTGACCCCCTGACCTTCCCTGCAGCGCTCCAGCAGCTTCACGACCTTGTTCTTTTCCTCGAGCTCGCGAACCACCCTGCGAAATTCCTCTGAATTTGAAAATTCGGGAGTGTCCAGAAGCTGTATCTCGCCCCCGACCACCAGCTCTGATCCAGGAATGCACGATAGAACCTCTCGCGAAAAGAGCATCGCATGGCGGAGCATCTTGTCATACTTGGCATAGTCCGTTGCCAGCTCGCGCTCTATCTTATCCAGCGCATCCTCCAGCGTCATTCCATGAAAAGAGTTGTTGCAGTAATTGGATATCTTATCGATCTCGGAAAAATTGAAATCCTCTCCCGTTTCTATTAGCCTGTTCTGGACGATTCCATCCCTCGAAACGAATATCCCAAGCACCTTGTTTTTGGACAACGGCATGAATTGGATCTGTTTGAAGATCATCTCCTCTGTGCTCGGCGTCATAACCAGCCCGACGTAATGAGAAACCTGCGCAAGGAGTTTGGAAGTATTTTGGATGATGGACATGACCTCGCGTTCGTCTCCGGCGCAGCACTCGCGAATCGCCTCCATCTCCGCATCGGAAAGCTCGCGCTTTTTCAAAAGCGTATCGACGAAGTAGCGCATTCCGGCGCCGGTTGGAACACGCCCAGCCGATGTGTGGGGCTGCGTAAGAAACCCCATCTCGGTCAGGTCGGAGAGGACATTTCTTATCGTTGCAGGAGAAAGATGCCCGGCGTATTTCTTTGCGATAGTTCTGGAACCTACCGGCTCGGCGCTCGCGATATAGTCTGAGATCAGTATCTCCAGTATCCCCGCATGTCTTTCAAGTAGCTTTGGTTCCATAATATTAATAATTTCAACAAGTTGGCACTTAAGACGAATGAGTGCCAACTAGCTATCAATAGCATGCCCCCTTGTCAACA
The Myxococcales bacterium DNA segment above includes these coding regions:
- the grpE gene encoding nucleotide exchange factor GrpE, with translation MTKKQSNNFEKDSVKAAGKKNPRGMADGQPSDQATSEDDVTREIESAEHEAQLHHDKLLRVMAEFENFKKRMQREKEGIVKYGNEKLLESLLPSLDDLDRVLDHVSPDASEEAKNIADGVELVRKSLLTALEKHELKEIPALGEKFDPTVHEAISVVDDDDLEPGTIVSVHRKGYWLADRLLRPVMVSVVKGE
- the hrcA gene encoding heat-inducible transcription repressor HrcA, which translates into the protein MEPKLLERHAGILEILISDYIASAEPVGSRTIAKKYAGHLSPATIRNVLSDLTEMGFLTQPHTSAGRVPTGAGMRYFVDTLLKKRELSDAEMEAIRECCAGDEREVMSIIQNTSKLLAQVSHYVGLVMTPSTEEMIFKQIQFMPLSKNKVLGIFVSRDGIVQNRLIETGEDFNFSEIDKISNYCNNSFHGMTLEDALDKIERELATDYAKYDKMLRHAMLFSREVLSCIPGSELVVGGEIQLLDTPEFSNSEEFRRVVRELEEKNKVVKLLERCREGQGVRIFIGSDSPEGRGLDLVGIVGAPYKREGRTVGTLGVIGPMRMDYSRVVPIVDFTAKVLGDILDA
- a CDS encoding ABC transporter substrate-binding protein; the encoded protein is MKRILVLVWIAAIFSGCAGAGISRGVPAYPNPETSEMKLAFTAAYDLYSAGKFGEADDLFASYISTYPYTELTDKARFYRGEMAFSREDYKTAISFYRAAYLQIQSPAVVPMARFKAALSLHRLGDESGALKEMQPIDRSSQSAILRLRIDSLGVIASRGSGLAPGKCIGWMLSILDDYSAGAGHKSSSVPAGDIISEDEALSSVRAWLGDESVTVADVESLPLADFKGKRSGGYADYKYAETLVRRGDSQRAAEILRSYISSYPKHEYYASARLLLADFGGEVAEGASVKVGLILPLSGKFAVYGESVLKGVECAAGIFQPCSGPGGTKLIVRDEMSPGKSVSSMIDELADENVVAIIGPLMSNTAIEAASRAQQRKVPLITLSQRDGVAAIGDYVFRNYVSPSAEVSTLVDYLTTKKSGMKKFFVLYPDNKKGIEYKDLFASAVAAVGGKVVGSSSYAPNQMEFAGELRGRGMLENTAGMVGSGPYYDALFIPDSFGVVGYIVPTLSLMGVKQTQLLGISRWNDKGLLERGGEFVEGALFVDSFFKDSKDPFVMSFVKNFTEAYGVEPTLLEANGYDAMRMISTAVQRIGSSGRDGVRDSLLGMVDFHGVAGKITFDAGGEASRRLFVLTVSEGRIQEAQ